A genomic window from Blastococcus saxobsidens DD2 includes:
- the sigB gene encoding RNA polymerase sigma factor SigB: protein MTLLQSSPTDTLDVRAPRREPDTSGLVSTDLVRVYLNTIGKTALLTAEQEVELAKRIEAGLYAERLLAEQQGLTPARKRDYKTLATDGKAAKAHLLEANLRLVVSVAKRYTGHGMTFLDLIQEGNVGLIRAVEKFDYTKGFKFSTYATWWIRQAITRAMADSGRTIRLPVHLAEQVNKVVRTRRRMHQELEREPTAEELGLELDLPEERIVELLEYSRDLVSLDQTVGTDEESRLGDFIEDADAAVAEDAVAFQMMKGDVRTVLSTLEDRERDVVVLRFGLDGGQPRTLEQIGKQFGLSRERVRQIERETMAKLRDPQRADALRDYLA, encoded by the coding sequence GTGACGCTGCTGCAGTCCTCCCCCACCGACACCCTGGACGTGCGCGCCCCCCGCCGGGAGCCCGACACCAGCGGCCTGGTCTCCACCGACCTGGTGCGCGTCTACCTCAACACCATCGGCAAGACCGCTCTGCTCACCGCGGAGCAGGAGGTGGAGCTGGCCAAGCGGATCGAGGCCGGCCTCTACGCCGAGCGGCTGCTCGCCGAGCAGCAGGGCCTCACCCCGGCCCGCAAGCGGGACTACAAGACGCTGGCGACCGACGGCAAGGCCGCGAAGGCCCACCTGCTGGAGGCCAACCTCCGACTGGTCGTCTCGGTGGCCAAGCGCTACACCGGCCACGGCATGACGTTCCTGGACCTCATCCAGGAGGGGAACGTCGGTCTCATCCGGGCGGTCGAGAAGTTCGACTACACCAAGGGCTTCAAGTTCTCCACCTACGCCACCTGGTGGATCCGGCAGGCGATCACCCGTGCCATGGCCGACTCCGGCCGCACCATCCGGCTGCCCGTCCACCTGGCCGAGCAGGTCAACAAGGTGGTGCGGACCCGCCGGCGGATGCACCAGGAGCTGGAGCGGGAGCCCACCGCCGAGGAGCTGGGTCTCGAGCTGGACCTGCCCGAGGAGCGGATCGTCGAACTGCTCGAGTACAGCCGTGACCTGGTCAGCCTCGACCAGACCGTGGGCACGGACGAGGAGTCCCGGCTCGGCGATTTCATCGAGGACGCCGACGCCGCCGTCGCCGAGGATGCCGTCGCCTTCCAGATGATGAAGGGCGACGTGCGCACCGTCCTGTCGACGCTGGAGGACCGCGAGCGCGACGTCGTCGTCCTGCGGTTCGGCCTGGACGGCGGCCAGCCCCGGACGCTGGAGCAGATCGGCAAGCAGTTCGGGCTGTCCCGCGAGCGGGTCCGCCAGATCGAGCGCGAGACGATGGCCAAGCTGCGCGACCCGCAGCGCGCCGACGCGCTGCGCGACTACCTGGCGTAG